The following are from one region of the Vitis riparia cultivar Riparia Gloire de Montpellier isolate 1030 chromosome 9, EGFV_Vit.rip_1.0, whole genome shotgun sequence genome:
- the LOC117921808 gene encoding putative disease resistance protein RGA3 — MADALLSIVLDRLASLIQQQFHHEVCLVVGVKREIQSLTNTLQIVRAVVADAEKRQVNEEPVKVWLERLKDIAYQMDDVLDEWSTAFLKSQIERVESPSMPKKKVSSCIPSPCICFKRVARRRDIALKIKGIKQEVEDIANERNQFDFKSTNNEELQRIITISAVDTTEVYGRDRDEGIILRQLLGTSCEQSLGLYTISVFGMGGIGKTTLAQLAFNHDDVKAHFEIRIWVCVSDPFVPIRILRAILEALQGQSSDLHDPEALQQKIQKSICGKKFLLVLDDVWTEDYQLWEQLKNCLKCGGGGSRILVTTRNESVARMMRSTYMHSLGSLPLEQSQALFSQIAFCGKSTDKIEELEEIGKKIADKCKGLPLAVKALGSLMQSKNNKEDWENVLNSKMWELDVFEKKLSPALLLSYYDLPPPIKQCFSYCAVFPKDHSIERDDLIKLWMAQSYLNSKAGREMETVGREYFENLAARSFFQDFEKDDKGNIVRCKMHDIVHDFAQFLTHNECLNLEDDSENLKTNLYLQKGRHASLMVHGSTKFPFSDNNVRNLRTLLVVFDDRYRIDPFPPYSFQQFKYLRAMDLRGNDSIVELPREVGEFVHLRYLNLSYCRRLETLPETISELWNLQTLNVCCSLRLKKLPQGMGNLVNLRHLLISGGIYGVRSLPKGVGRLTSLRTLPAFIVCDEDASDEVASDVCEIEEMRKLNELRGELEIKGLSSVEDAGEAEKAELKNKKHLHGLTLSFKPWKKQTMMMMKEVAEALQPHPNLKSLCIASYQVREWPKWMIEPSLLQLTHLHLSSCIECQCLPPLGELPLLESLKIYCIPEVKYVGGEFLGSSSAIAFPRLKHLSFKIMSKWENWEVKEEGRKVMPCLLSLEITRSPKLAAVPSLLLQRKPPIKLLLRGRWAL; from the coding sequence ATGGCGGACGCTCTCCTTTCTATTGTCTTAGACCGGTTGGCTTCTCTTATTCAACAACAATTTCATCATGAAGTTTGTCTGGTTGTGGGTGTTAAAAGAGAAATCCAAAGCCTCACCAACACACTCCAGATCGTCCGAGCTGTTGTTGCAGATGCAGAGAAGAGACAAGTGAACGAGGAACCTGTCAAGGTTTGGTTGGAGAGGCTTAAAGACATCGCCTACCAAATGGACGACGTGCTGGATGAGTGGAGCACTGCTTTTCTCAAATCTCAGATTGAGAGAGTTGAAAGCCCTTCCATGCCTAAGAAGAAGGTAAGCTCCTGCATTCCTTCCCCTTGCATCTGTTTCAAACGAGTCGCTAGGCGTCGTGACATTGCTCTTAAGATTAAGGGTATAAAACAAGAAGTTGAGGACATTGCAAACGAGAGAAATCAGTTTGATTTTAAATCAACTAACAACGAGGAACTACAAAGAATTATAACCATCTCTGCAGTTGACACTACAGAGGTATATGGTCGGGATAGGGACGAGGGCATCATACTAAGGCAGCTGTTGGGTACGAGTTGTGAACAAAGCTTGGGCCTCTACACCATCTCCGTGTTTGGGATGGGAGGTATCGGCAAAACAACTCTTGCTCAACTAGCCTTTAACCACGATGACGTGAAGGCTCATTTTGAGATAAGAATCTGGGTCTGCGTTTCTGATCCTTTTGTCCCAATAAGAATTTTGAGGGCTATTCTTGAAGCCCTCCAAGGCCAGTCTTCTGATCTCCATGATCCTGAAGCTctacaacaaaaaattcaaaaatctatTTGTGGGAAAAAGTTTCTCCTTGTGCTGGATGATGTGTGGACCGAAGACTATCAGTTGTGGGAACAACTCAAGAATTGTCTCAAGTGTGGAGGTGGTGGGAGTAGAATTTTAGTGACCACTCGCAATGAGAGCGTTGCTAGGATGATGAGAAGCACATACATGCACTCCTTAGGAAGCTTACCATTAGAGCAAAGTCAGGCATTATTTTCCCAAATAGCTTTCTGCGGGAAGAGTACCGACAAAATTGAAGAACTAGAGGAAATTGGCAAAAAAATAGCAGACAAGTGCAAGGGGTTACCTCTTGCCGTTAAAGCTTTAGGGAGTCTGATGCagtccaaaaataataaagaggaTTGGGAGAATGTCTTGAATAGTAAAATGTGGGAATTGGatgtttttgagaaaaaactGTCCCCTGCCTTGTTGTTGAGTTATTATGATCTGCCCCCGCCAATTAAACAGTGCTTCTCATATTGTGCTGTCTTTCCCAAAGATCACTCAATTGAAAGAGATGACTTGATTAAGTTATGGATGGCACAAAGCTACCTCAACTCTAAGGCAGGCAGAGAGATGGAGACAGTTGGGAGAGAGTACTTTGAAAACTTAGCAGCTCGGTCTTTCTTCcaagattttgagaaagatgaTAAGGGTAACATAGTAAGGTGCAAGATGCATGATATAGTGCATGACTTTGCTCAATTTTTGACCCACAACGAATGCTTAAATTTGGAGGATGATAGTGAAAACCTGAAGACGAACTTGTACCTTCAAAAAGGTCGTCATGCATCTTTAATGGTACATGGAAGTACCAAATTCCCTTTCTCCGACAATAACGTGAGAAATTTACGCACACTTTTAGTTGTGTTTGACGACAGGTATAGAATTGACCCATTTCCACCTTATTCATTCCAGCAATTCAAATATCTTAGAGCAatggatttgagaggtaatgaCTCAATTGTAGAACTCCCAAGGGAGGTGGGTGAATTCGTACATCTTAGGTACCTTAATCTATCATATTGCAGGAGATTGGAAACATTACCAGAAACAATCAGTGAGTTATGGAATCTGCAAACCTTGAATGTTTGTTGTTCTTTGCGCCTTAAAAAACTGCCTCAAGGAATGGGAAATCTAGTTAATTTGAGACATCTTTTAATTAGTGGGGGAATTTATGGTGTGAGAAGCCTCCCAAAAGGAGTTGGAAGATTAACCTCTCTTCGAACATTGCCTGCTTTTATTGTTTGTGATGAGGATGCAAGTGATGAGGTTGCAAGTGATGTGTGCGAAATagaagaaatgagaaagttGAATGAGCTTCGAGGAGAGCTTGAAATAAAAGGACTGAGCAGTGTAGAAGATGCAGGGGAGGCTGAAAAGgcagaattaaaaaataagaaacaccTCCATGGTTTGACATTAAGTTTCAAACCATGGAAGAAACAaacaatgatgatgatgaaggaaGTGGCCGAAGCCTTACAACCCCATCCAAACTTAAAATCCTTATGCATAGCATCATATCAAGTCAGAGAATGGCCCAAATGGATGATAGAGCCATCATTACTCCAACTAACACACCTTCACCTTTCGTCTTGCATAGAATGTCAGTGTTTGCCTCCTCTAGGGGAACTCCCACTTCTCGAGAGCCTGAAAATATACTGCATACCGGAAGTGAAATACGTGGGTGGTGAGTTCTTGGGATCATCATCAGCAATTGCATTTCCAAGGTTGAAGCATCTGTCTTTTAAAATCATGTCAAAGTGGGAAAATTGGGAAGTAAAAGAAGAAGGGAGGAAAGTAATGCCATGTCTTCTTTCCTTGGAAATAACAAGAAGTCCAAAGCTTGCGGCAGTACCAAGCCTCCTGCTCCAGAGGAAACCACCAATTAAGCTTTTGTTAAGAGGACGTTGGGCACTGTAA